A window of the Paralichthys olivaceus isolate ysfri-2021 chromosome 5, ASM2471397v2, whole genome shotgun sequence genome harbors these coding sequences:
- the adgrl1a gene encoding adhesion G protein-coupled receptor L1 isoform X2, which translates to MALAVWIICTCAVAFSNIAPSSQALSRSMMPFGLMRRELACEGYPIELRCPGSDVIMIETANYGRTDDKICDADPFQMENVQCYLPDAFKIMSQRCNNRTQCVVVAGSDVFPDPCPGTYKYLEIQYECVPYIFVCPGTLLRVQAASSQQEAEHQAGAWCKDPLQSGDRLYVMPWTPYRTDMLYEYASWEDFKQNRATTTYKLPNRVDGTGFVVYDGAVFYNKERTRNIVKYDLRTRIKSGEAIITNANYHDTSPYRWGGKSDIDLAVDENGLWVIYATESNNGRLVVSQVNPYTLRFEGTWETSFDKRMASNAFMACGVLYAVRSVYQDDDSEAGGDLVMYAYNTNHGREEPVNIAFPNPYQYISSVDYNPRDNQLYVWNNYNVLRYPLEFGPPDPTTGPLTTAQVSTTVPARPFTSSASPSTARPLAPTSRPIGSINKHPDLRPITATVPVTRRPPHPPPQGPEPHVCEAKRVRGVDWPTTQRGETVDRPCPKGSLGIASFQCLAEQVMWNPRGPDLSNCTSPWVNQVAQKIKSGENAANIAGELVNHTRGRIQAGDVSSSVRLIEQLLDILDAQLQALRPGNKDLAARNYNKLQKRERTCRAYIQAVVQTVDNLLRPEALESWQDMNSTEQAHTATMLLDVLEKGAFLLANNMYGNRFSDRTLSIDLEVHVLNTEMDLQDLSFPQNYASDSTIQLSASTIKQYSRNGQVKVVFVLYKNLGSFLSTENATLKMEVEGSSHDKKRLAVNSHVIAASINKESSRVFLTEPVVFTLKHLEIENYYTPNCSFWNYSERSMTGQWSSQGCRLLDTNNTHTTCSCSHLTNFAVLMAHHEPDYQGRMHELILFVITWVGIVISLVCLAICISTFCFLRGLQTDRNTIHKNLCINLFIAELLFLIGIDKTEYHIACPIFAGLLHFFFLAAFSWMCLEGVQLYLMLVEVFESEYSRKKYYYLCGYCFPALVVGISAAIDYRSYGTKKACWLRVDNYFIWSFIGPVSFVIMLNLIFLIITLHKMIRNSSALKPDSSRLDNIKSWALGAIALLFLLGLTWAFGLLFINENTVIMAYLFTTFNAFQGMFIFIFHCALQKKVHKEYSKCLRHSYCCSRTSTTSSHGSLKNSGLRANNRYYSGSQARHAAAHRQSRIRRMWNDTVRKQTESSFMAGDINSTPTLNRATMGNHLLTNPVLQTRTGTSPYNTLLAESFTPPSPGVFNSTGTFRDPKTTLSKARDPCGMETLPLNGNFNNSYSLRSGPGGGGGGSCDFLGSGGDSPPPLLNPRSSEALGGGGIRRNLSDAAAFEKMIISELVHNNLRGGVGGGSGGGGGDVGDRVCGSLARGRPHGGVGRGTIVAGTESPMGMDEHEDFLRDGRQRTPQDVELLYKALEEPLLLQRAQSVLYQSDPEESESYTADLTESLGHSGHSGQSAGGQGGSRAPDSPARDSLYTSITNLRDSPYPDSSPEPLEVVPRSAQPPEELYYSSGRPALGSRGAPMQTFYQVPARRPSGEGHQAQELAHNEGDGQMQLVTSL; encoded by the exons tCTTTGTGTGCCCGGGGACACTGCTGCGGGTGCAGGCGGCCAGCTCTCAGCAGGAGGCAGAGCACCAGGCAGGGGCGTGGTGCAAGGACCCGCTGCAGTCTGGGGACCGTCTTTACGTCATGCCCTGGACCCCCTATCGAACCGACATGTTGTATGAGTATGCCTCCTGGGAAGACTTCAAACAGAACCGAGCCACCACCACCTACAA GTTGCCCAACAGAGTTGACGGCACAGGGTTTGTGGTGTATGATGGGGCGGTATTTTACAACAAGGAGCGCACACGAAACATAGTCAAGTATGACTTACGGACGCGCATCAAGAGCGGAGAGGCCATTATCACAAACGCCAACTACCATGACACGTCTCCCTACCGCTGGGGAGGGAAGTCGGACATCGACCTAGCTGTGGATGAGAATGGCCTCTGGGTGATCTACGCCACAGAGTCCAACAACGGACGACTTGTGGTCAGCCAG GTAAACCCCTACACCCTCCGCTTCGAAGGCACGTGGGAGACCAGCTTCGACAAAAGGATGGCGTCCAACGCCTTCATGGCTTGCGGTGTGCTTTACGCGGTGCGGTCGGTGTACCAGGACGATGACAGTGAAGCGGGTGGTGACCTGGTGATGTACGCCTACAACACTAACCACGGTCGCGAAGAGCCCGTCAACATCGCTTTCCCCAACCCCTATCAGTACATCTCCTCTGTGGACTACAACCCGCGAGACAACCAGCTGTATGTCTGGAACAACTACAATGTGCTGCGCTACCCACTGGAGTTTGGACCACCAGACCCCACCACAG GGCCTTTGACCACCGCCCAAGTGTCCACCACTGTTCCAGCCAGGCCGTTCACCTCCAGTGCCAGTCCCTCCACCGCCCGACCTCTGGCGCCCACCTCGCGCCCTATCGGCTCCATCAACAAGCACCCCGATCTTCGACCAATCACGGCTACCGTGCCTGTCACCCGCCGGccaccccaccctcctcctcaagGCCCGGAGCCCCATGTGTGCGAAGCGAAGCGGGTCCGTGGCGTCGACTGGCCCaccacacagagaggagagaccgTAGACCGCCCGTGTCCCAAAGGATCTCTAG GAATCGCTTCGTTCCAGTGCTTGGCGGAGCAGGTCATGTGGAATCCGCGGGGTCCTGACCTGAGTAACTGCACCTCCCCGTGGGTCAACCAGGTGGCCCAGAAG ATAAAGAGCGGTGAGAATGCTGCCAACATTGCCGGAGAGCTGGTGAACCACACCCGGGGTCGGATCCAGGCTGGAGATGTCAGCTCGTCCGTGCGACTCATCGAGCAGCTGCTGGACATACTGGACGCCCAGCTTCAGGCCCTAAGGCCTGGAAACAAAGATTTAGCTGCACGGAACTACAACAAG CTCCAGAAGCGAGAGCGGACCTGTCGGGCCTACATCCAG GCGGTGGTGCAAACCGTGGACAACTTATTGCGTCCCGAGGCCCTGGAGTCGTGGCAGGACATGAACAGCACAGAGCAGGCTCACACTGCCACCATGCTGCTGGACGTCCTGGAGAAAGGAGCTTTCCTGCTGGCCAACAACATGTACGGGAATCGCTTTTCCGACCGAACGCTCAGCATTG ACCTTGAGGTGCACGTTCTAAACACAGAGATGGACCTGCAGGACTTGTCCTTCCCACAGAACTACGCCAGCGACAGCACCATCCAGCTCTCAGCCTCCACGATCAAACAGTACAGCCGCAACG GACAAGTCAAGGTGGTGTTTGTGCTCTATAAAAACTTGGGATCCTTCCTGTCCACTGAGAATGCCACCTTGAAAATGGAAGTGGAGGGGTCAAGCCACGATAAGAAGCGACTGGCAGTCAACTCCCACGTAATCGCAGCCTCCATCAACAAAGAGTCCAGCAGAGTGTTCCTCACAGAGCCGGTGGTCTTCACACTCAAACATCTGGAG aTAGAGAATTACTACACTCCAAACTGCTCCTTCTGGAACTACTCGGAGCGCTCTATGACAGGACAGTGGTCGTCACAGGGCTGCCGGCTGCTGGACACCAACAACACGCACACCACCTGCTCGTGCAGCCACCTCACCAACTTCGCCGTGCTGATGGCGCACCACGAGCCCGAC TACCAGGGGCGCATGCATGAACTGATCCTGTTTGTGATCACCTGGGTGGGTATTGTCATCTCCCTGGTGTGTCTGGCCATCTGCATCTCCACTTTCTGCTTCCTGCGGGGCCTGCAGACCGACCGCAACACCATCCACAAGAACCTCTGCATCAACCTCTTCATCGCCGAGCTGCTCTTCCTCATCGGCATAGACAAGACGGAATATCAC ATCGCCTGTCCCATCTTTGCTGGCCTTCtgcatttcttcttcttggctGCCTTCTCCTGGATGTGTCTGGAGGGTGTGCAGCTCTATCTCATGCTGGTGGAGGTCTTTGAGAGCGAGTACTCCCGCAAAAAGTACTACTATCTGTGTGGCTACTGCTTCCCCGCACTGGTGGTGGGCATCTCGGCGGCCATAGACTACAGGAGCTATGGGACCAAGAAAGC ATGCTGGCTGCGAGTGGATAACTACTTCATCTGGAGCTTCATTGGACCTGTTTCGTTTGTTATCATG CTCAACCTCATTTTCCTCATAATCACTTTACACAAGATGATTCGTAACTCCTCAGCACTGAAACCTGACTCCAGCCGCCTGGATAACATTAA GTCATGGGCTCTGGGGGCCATTGCTCTGCTGTTCCTGCTGGGCCTGACGTGGGCCTTTGGTCTCCTCTTTATCAACGAGAACACGGTGATCATGGCGTACCTCTTCACCACCTTCAACGCCTTCCAGGGCATGTTCATCTTTATCTTCCACTGTGCCCTGCAGAAGAAG gTCCATAAGGAGTACAGTAAGTGTCTGCGTCACTCCTACTGCTGTAGCCGTACCTCCACCACCAGCTCCCACGGCTCCCTGAAGAACTCGGGCCTGCGTGCCAACAACCGCTACTATAGCGGCAGCCAAGCTCGCCATGCAGCGGCCCACAGACAG AGTCGCATCCGCAGGATGTGGAACGACACGGTTCGGAAGCAGACAGAATCTTCTTTCATGGCGGGAGATATCAACAGCACCCCGACACTCAACCGCG CAACCATGGGCAACCACCTTCTGACAAACCCAGTGTTACAGACTCGCACTGGTACCTCTCCTTACAACACTCTGCTGGCTGAGAGCTTCACCCCGCCCTCACCTGGTGTCTTCAACTCTACCG GAACCTTTCGTGATCCAA AGACCACATTATCCAAGGCCCGAGACCCCTGTGGGATGGAGACCCTGCCCTTGAATGGTAACTTCAACAACAGCTACTCCCTGCGCAGTGGCCCAGGGGGTGGAGGCGGTGGCAGCTGTGACTTCCTAGGTAGTGGTGGAGACAGCCCGCCGCCCCTCCTCAATCCCCGCAGCTCGGAGGCCCTGGGTGGTGGAGGTATCCGACGGAACCTCTCCGATGCGGCAGCCTTTGAGAAAATGATCATCTCGGAGCTCGTGCATAACAACCTGAGGGGTGGTGTTggaggagggagtggaggaggtggaggtgacgTAGGGGACAGAGTGTGTGGCAGCCTGGCCAGGGGACGTCCTCACGGTGGGGTCGGTCGGGGGACAATCGTTGCTGGGACAGAGTCGCCTATGGGCATGGATGAACATGAGGACTTTCTGAGAGACGGGCGGCAGCGCACCCCGCAGGATGTGGAGCTACTTTATAAAGCTCTGGAGGAACCCCTGCTGTTGCAGCGTGCCCAGTCGGTTCTCTACCAGAGCGATCCAGAGGAGTCAGAGAGCTACACGGCCGACCTCACTGAGAGCCTGGGCCACAGTGGTCACAGTGGCCAGAGTGCTGGCGGTCAGGGAGGCAGCAGAGCGCCAGACTCCCCTGCCCGTGACTCCCTGTACACCAGCATCACCAACCTGCGAGACTCACCCTATCCTGACAGCAGCCCTGAGCCCCTGGAAGTGGTGCCCCGCTCAGCTCAGCCCCCAGAGGAGCTGTACTACAGCTCTGGGAGGCCTGCCCTGGGCTCTCGTGGGGCCCCCATGCAGACCTTCTACCAGGTCCCAGCCCGGAGACCGAGTGGTGAGGGGCACCAGGCTCAGGAGCTTGCCCACAATGAGGGAGACGGACAGATGCAGCTGGTCACCAGCCTGTGA
- the adgrl1a gene encoding adhesion G protein-coupled receptor L1 isoform X4 has product MCNNRTQCVVVAGSDVFPDPCPGTYKYLEIQYECVPYIFVCPGTLLRVQAASSQQEAEHQAGAWCKDPLQSGDRLYVMPWTPYRTDMLYEYASWEDFKQNRATTTYKLPNRVDGTGFVVYDGAVFYNKERTRNIVKYDLRTRIKSGEAIITNANYHDTSPYRWGGKSDIDLAVDENGLWVIYATESNNGRLVVSQVNPYTLRFEGTWETSFDKRMASNAFMACGVLYAVRSVYQDDDSEAGGDLVMYAYNTNHGREEPVNIAFPNPYQYISSVDYNPRDNQLYVWNNYNVLRYPLEFGPPDPTTGPLTTAQVSTTVPARPFTSSASPSTARPLAPTSRPIGSINKHPDLRPITATVPVTRRPPHPPPQGPEPHVCEAKRVRGVDWPTTQRGETVDRPCPKGSLGIASFQCLAEQVMWNPRGPDLSNCTSPWVNQVAQKIKSGENAANIAGELVNHTRGRIQAGDVSSSVRLIEQLLDILDAQLQALRPGNKDLAARNYNKLQKRERTCRAYIQAVVQTVDNLLRPEALESWQDMNSTEQAHTATMLLDVLEKGAFLLANNMYGNRFSDRTLSIDLEVHVLNTEMDLQDLSFPQNYASDSTIQLSASTIKQYSRNGQVKVVFVLYKNLGSFLSTENATLKMEVEGSSHDKKRLAVNSHVIAASINKESSRVFLTEPVVFTLKHLEIENYYTPNCSFWNYSERSMTGQWSSQGCRLLDTNNTHTTCSCSHLTNFAVLMAHHEPDYQGRMHELILFVITWVGIVISLVCLAICISTFCFLRGLQTDRNTIHKNLCINLFIAELLFLIGIDKTEYHIACPIFAGLLHFFFLAAFSWMCLEGVQLYLMLVEVFESEYSRKKYYYLCGYCFPALVVGISAAIDYRSYGTKKACWLRVDNYFIWSFIGPVSFVIMLNLIFLIITLHKMIRNSSALKPDSSRLDNIKSWALGAIALLFLLGLTWAFGLLFINENTVIMAYLFTTFNAFQGMFIFIFHCALQKKVHKEYSKCLRHSYCCSRTSTTSSHGSLKNSGLRANNRYYSGSQARHAAAHRQSRIRRMWNDTVRKQTESSFMAGDINSTPTLNRATMGNHLLTNPVLQTRTGTSPYNTLLAESFTPPSPGVFNSTGTFRDPKTTLSKARDPCGMETLPLNGNFNNSYSLRSGPGGGGGGSCDFLGSGGDSPPPLLNPRSSEALGGGGIRRNLSDAAAFEKMIISELVHNNLRGGVGGGSGGGGGDVGDRVCGSLARGRPHGGVGRGTIVAGTESPMGMDEHEDFLRDGRQRTPQDVELLYKALEEPLLLQRAQSVLYQSDPEESESYTADLTESLGHSGHSGQSAGGQGGSRAPDSPARDSLYTSITNLRDSPYPDSSPEPLEVVPRSAQPPEELYYSSGRPALGSRGAPMQTFYQVPARRPSGEGHQAQELAHNEGDGQMQLVTSL; this is encoded by the exons tCTTTGTGTGCCCGGGGACACTGCTGCGGGTGCAGGCGGCCAGCTCTCAGCAGGAGGCAGAGCACCAGGCAGGGGCGTGGTGCAAGGACCCGCTGCAGTCTGGGGACCGTCTTTACGTCATGCCCTGGACCCCCTATCGAACCGACATGTTGTATGAGTATGCCTCCTGGGAAGACTTCAAACAGAACCGAGCCACCACCACCTACAA GTTGCCCAACAGAGTTGACGGCACAGGGTTTGTGGTGTATGATGGGGCGGTATTTTACAACAAGGAGCGCACACGAAACATAGTCAAGTATGACTTACGGACGCGCATCAAGAGCGGAGAGGCCATTATCACAAACGCCAACTACCATGACACGTCTCCCTACCGCTGGGGAGGGAAGTCGGACATCGACCTAGCTGTGGATGAGAATGGCCTCTGGGTGATCTACGCCACAGAGTCCAACAACGGACGACTTGTGGTCAGCCAG GTAAACCCCTACACCCTCCGCTTCGAAGGCACGTGGGAGACCAGCTTCGACAAAAGGATGGCGTCCAACGCCTTCATGGCTTGCGGTGTGCTTTACGCGGTGCGGTCGGTGTACCAGGACGATGACAGTGAAGCGGGTGGTGACCTGGTGATGTACGCCTACAACACTAACCACGGTCGCGAAGAGCCCGTCAACATCGCTTTCCCCAACCCCTATCAGTACATCTCCTCTGTGGACTACAACCCGCGAGACAACCAGCTGTATGTCTGGAACAACTACAATGTGCTGCGCTACCCACTGGAGTTTGGACCACCAGACCCCACCACAG GGCCTTTGACCACCGCCCAAGTGTCCACCACTGTTCCAGCCAGGCCGTTCACCTCCAGTGCCAGTCCCTCCACCGCCCGACCTCTGGCGCCCACCTCGCGCCCTATCGGCTCCATCAACAAGCACCCCGATCTTCGACCAATCACGGCTACCGTGCCTGTCACCCGCCGGccaccccaccctcctcctcaagGCCCGGAGCCCCATGTGTGCGAAGCGAAGCGGGTCCGTGGCGTCGACTGGCCCaccacacagagaggagagaccgTAGACCGCCCGTGTCCCAAAGGATCTCTAG GAATCGCTTCGTTCCAGTGCTTGGCGGAGCAGGTCATGTGGAATCCGCGGGGTCCTGACCTGAGTAACTGCACCTCCCCGTGGGTCAACCAGGTGGCCCAGAAG ATAAAGAGCGGTGAGAATGCTGCCAACATTGCCGGAGAGCTGGTGAACCACACCCGGGGTCGGATCCAGGCTGGAGATGTCAGCTCGTCCGTGCGACTCATCGAGCAGCTGCTGGACATACTGGACGCCCAGCTTCAGGCCCTAAGGCCTGGAAACAAAGATTTAGCTGCACGGAACTACAACAAG CTCCAGAAGCGAGAGCGGACCTGTCGGGCCTACATCCAG GCGGTGGTGCAAACCGTGGACAACTTATTGCGTCCCGAGGCCCTGGAGTCGTGGCAGGACATGAACAGCACAGAGCAGGCTCACACTGCCACCATGCTGCTGGACGTCCTGGAGAAAGGAGCTTTCCTGCTGGCCAACAACATGTACGGGAATCGCTTTTCCGACCGAACGCTCAGCATTG ACCTTGAGGTGCACGTTCTAAACACAGAGATGGACCTGCAGGACTTGTCCTTCCCACAGAACTACGCCAGCGACAGCACCATCCAGCTCTCAGCCTCCACGATCAAACAGTACAGCCGCAACG GACAAGTCAAGGTGGTGTTTGTGCTCTATAAAAACTTGGGATCCTTCCTGTCCACTGAGAATGCCACCTTGAAAATGGAAGTGGAGGGGTCAAGCCACGATAAGAAGCGACTGGCAGTCAACTCCCACGTAATCGCAGCCTCCATCAACAAAGAGTCCAGCAGAGTGTTCCTCACAGAGCCGGTGGTCTTCACACTCAAACATCTGGAG aTAGAGAATTACTACACTCCAAACTGCTCCTTCTGGAACTACTCGGAGCGCTCTATGACAGGACAGTGGTCGTCACAGGGCTGCCGGCTGCTGGACACCAACAACACGCACACCACCTGCTCGTGCAGCCACCTCACCAACTTCGCCGTGCTGATGGCGCACCACGAGCCCGAC TACCAGGGGCGCATGCATGAACTGATCCTGTTTGTGATCACCTGGGTGGGTATTGTCATCTCCCTGGTGTGTCTGGCCATCTGCATCTCCACTTTCTGCTTCCTGCGGGGCCTGCAGACCGACCGCAACACCATCCACAAGAACCTCTGCATCAACCTCTTCATCGCCGAGCTGCTCTTCCTCATCGGCATAGACAAGACGGAATATCAC ATCGCCTGTCCCATCTTTGCTGGCCTTCtgcatttcttcttcttggctGCCTTCTCCTGGATGTGTCTGGAGGGTGTGCAGCTCTATCTCATGCTGGTGGAGGTCTTTGAGAGCGAGTACTCCCGCAAAAAGTACTACTATCTGTGTGGCTACTGCTTCCCCGCACTGGTGGTGGGCATCTCGGCGGCCATAGACTACAGGAGCTATGGGACCAAGAAAGC ATGCTGGCTGCGAGTGGATAACTACTTCATCTGGAGCTTCATTGGACCTGTTTCGTTTGTTATCATG CTCAACCTCATTTTCCTCATAATCACTTTACACAAGATGATTCGTAACTCCTCAGCACTGAAACCTGACTCCAGCCGCCTGGATAACATTAA GTCATGGGCTCTGGGGGCCATTGCTCTGCTGTTCCTGCTGGGCCTGACGTGGGCCTTTGGTCTCCTCTTTATCAACGAGAACACGGTGATCATGGCGTACCTCTTCACCACCTTCAACGCCTTCCAGGGCATGTTCATCTTTATCTTCCACTGTGCCCTGCAGAAGAAG gTCCATAAGGAGTACAGTAAGTGTCTGCGTCACTCCTACTGCTGTAGCCGTACCTCCACCACCAGCTCCCACGGCTCCCTGAAGAACTCGGGCCTGCGTGCCAACAACCGCTACTATAGCGGCAGCCAAGCTCGCCATGCAGCGGCCCACAGACAG AGTCGCATCCGCAGGATGTGGAACGACACGGTTCGGAAGCAGACAGAATCTTCTTTCATGGCGGGAGATATCAACAGCACCCCGACACTCAACCGCG CAACCATGGGCAACCACCTTCTGACAAACCCAGTGTTACAGACTCGCACTGGTACCTCTCCTTACAACACTCTGCTGGCTGAGAGCTTCACCCCGCCCTCACCTGGTGTCTTCAACTCTACCG GAACCTTTCGTGATCCAA AGACCACATTATCCAAGGCCCGAGACCCCTGTGGGATGGAGACCCTGCCCTTGAATGGTAACTTCAACAACAGCTACTCCCTGCGCAGTGGCCCAGGGGGTGGAGGCGGTGGCAGCTGTGACTTCCTAGGTAGTGGTGGAGACAGCCCGCCGCCCCTCCTCAATCCCCGCAGCTCGGAGGCCCTGGGTGGTGGAGGTATCCGACGGAACCTCTCCGATGCGGCAGCCTTTGAGAAAATGATCATCTCGGAGCTCGTGCATAACAACCTGAGGGGTGGTGTTggaggagggagtggaggaggtggaggtgacgTAGGGGACAGAGTGTGTGGCAGCCTGGCCAGGGGACGTCCTCACGGTGGGGTCGGTCGGGGGACAATCGTTGCTGGGACAGAGTCGCCTATGGGCATGGATGAACATGAGGACTTTCTGAGAGACGGGCGGCAGCGCACCCCGCAGGATGTGGAGCTACTTTATAAAGCTCTGGAGGAACCCCTGCTGTTGCAGCGTGCCCAGTCGGTTCTCTACCAGAGCGATCCAGAGGAGTCAGAGAGCTACACGGCCGACCTCACTGAGAGCCTGGGCCACAGTGGTCACAGTGGCCAGAGTGCTGGCGGTCAGGGAGGCAGCAGAGCGCCAGACTCCCCTGCCCGTGACTCCCTGTACACCAGCATCACCAACCTGCGAGACTCACCCTATCCTGACAGCAGCCCTGAGCCCCTGGAAGTGGTGCCCCGCTCAGCTCAGCCCCCAGAGGAGCTGTACTACAGCTCTGGGAGGCCTGCCCTGGGCTCTCGTGGGGCCCCCATGCAGACCTTCTACCAGGTCCCAGCCCGGAGACCGAGTGGTGAGGGGCACCAGGCTCAGGAGCTTGCCCACAATGAGGGAGACGGACAGATGCAGCTGGTCACCAGCCTGTGA